The following proteins are encoded in a genomic region of Magnolia sinica isolate HGM2019 chromosome 1, MsV1, whole genome shotgun sequence:
- the LOC131256583 gene encoding glucan endo-1,3-beta-glucosidase 14-like: MGRTLQSLKESILSSSNFFSSLYNNLSFFAFGVWNLVYGMEEALYRHRRNYYGPESLLQMESSLSLSLQLQRMGIPSLFASVSLLILCIIFSEGLVTVQAFTGTYGINYGRLADNIPPPESVVTLLKAAKLKNVRIYDADPSVLQAFKGSGLELVVTIPNEILKDMSVSEDRAMSWVKENVQAFLPDTHIRGISIGNEILGLTDLEIQESLVGAVKNVYKAVDRLQLKDLVEVSTPHSQAVFANSFPPSSCTFNDNIIQYMKPLLEFFSQTGAPFYINVYPFLAYSNDPKNIDINYALFQSNPGIHDAKTNLHYDNMFDAQIDAAYAALEAAGFEKMEVRVSETGWASKGDDEEAGATVHNARTYNYNLRKRLAKRKGTPLRPKIVVKAYVFALFNENSKPGKTSERNFGLFKADGSIAYDIGFTGLKPSAASASLFSLKDIRARGWAGALGPYSITLTMCAAVLFLV, from the exons atggGCCGTACTCTTCAATCTTTGAAAGAATCGATTCTCTCTTCTTCCAACTTCTTCTCTTCTTTGTACAATAACTTGTCTTTCTTTGCTTTTGGAGTTTGGAATCTGGTCTATGGCATGGAAGAAGCTTTGTACCGGCATCGACGAAACTACTACGGCCCCGAATCCCTATTACAGATGGAATCCTCCCTTTCTCTTTCCTTGCAACTACAACGGATGGGAATTCCCTCTCTTTTCGCATCCGTCTCTCTCCTTATCCTCTGCATCATCTTCTCCGAAG GCCTTGTGACAGTGCAGGCATTTACTGGAACTTATGGAATAAACTATGGCAGGCTTGCTGATAATATACCTCCGCCTGAAAGTGTAGTTACACTTCTTAAAGCAGCAAAGTTAAAGAATGTTCGGATTTATGATGCTGATCCCAGTGTTCTCCAGGCATTCAAGGGATCTGGTCTTGAATTAGTGGTTACAATTCCCAATGAGATATTGAAAGATATGAGCGTGAGTGAAGATCGTGCCATGAGCTGGGTGAAAGAAAATGTTCAGGCATTTCTGCCAGATACCCATATCCGAGGTATCTCTATTGGGAATGAGATATTGGGGCTTACAGATCTGGAAATACAGGAATCTCTTGTGGGTGCCGTCAAGAACGTCTACAAAGCAGTCGATAGGCTTCAGTTGAAGGATTTGGTTGAGGTCTCAACACCACATTCACAGGCTGTGTTTGCCAATTCTTTTCCTCCATCATCATGTACTTTCAATGATAACATCATTCAGTACATGAAGCCCCTTTTGGAGTTCTTTTCACAGACGGGGGCTCCTTTCTACATCAATGTGTACCCATTTCTGGCCTACAGCAATGATCCCAAGAATATCGATATTAATTATGCCCTTTTCCAGTCAAATCCAGGAATCCATGATGCAAAGACCAATCTACACTATGACAACATGTTCGATGCTCAGATAGATGCGGCTTATGCCGCTTTGGAAGCCGCTGGTTTTGAAAAGATGGAAGTCCGAGTTTCTGAGACGGGTTGGGCTTCTAAAGGGGATGATGAAGAAGCAGGGGCAACAGTTCACAATGCTAGAACTTATAATTATAATCTGCGGAAACGGCTTGCCAAGAGGAAGGGGACTCCACTCAGGCCGAAGATTGTGGTGAAGGCATATGTCTTTGCATTGTTCAATGAAAATTCGAAACCAGGAAAAACCTCAGAGAGGAACTTTGGACTGTTCAAGGCTGATGGGAGCATCGCATATGATATTGGATTTACCGGACTCAAGCCTTCAGCTGCATCCGCATCTCTTTTCTCTCTGAAG GATATTCGCGCTCGAGGTTGGGCAGGGGCCTTAGGTCCCTACTCCATAACTCTAACAATGTGTGCTGCTGTGCTGTTTCTGGTTTGA